The Anolis carolinensis isolate JA03-04 chromosome 1, rAnoCar3.1.pri, whole genome shotgun sequence genome window below encodes:
- the hebp2 gene encoding heme-binding protein 2, whose translation MLKTIKQALFSSGLEMPKWTPLPNQGPDYEIRQYEPAKWVSTSVTTMNWDSAINTGFTKLFNYIKGKNDRGETIDMTAPVTCFVQPGAGPFCESTTTVSFYVPSQHQPNPPKPLEAGVFIESRPGIIVFVRSFGGFANAKKNQEEILALAESLRRDGRSFQEKNYYSAGYDSPFKLLNRHNEVWLVKRS comes from the exons ATGCTGAAGACTATTAAGCAAGCACTCTTCTCTTCTGGGCTAGAGATGCCCAAATGGACACCACTGCCCAACCAG GGTCCTGATTATGAAATTCGACAGTATGAACCAGCCAAATGGGTGAGCACATCTGTTACCACCATGAACTGGGATTCAGCTATCAATACTGGCTTCACGAAGCTCTTTAACTATATTAAGGGCAAAAATGACAGAG GAGAGACGATAGATATGACTGCTCCAGTGACATGCTTTGTGCAGCCAGGTGCCGGCCCATTCTGCGAGTCAACTACAACCGTGTCCTTTTATGTACCATCTCAACACCAACCAAATCCCCCTAAACCCTTGGAGGCAGGTGTCTTCATTGAGTCAAGGCCAGGAATTATTGTATTTGTCAG ATCATTTGGAGGATTTGCCAATGCTAAGAAGAACCAAGAAGAAATACTGGCACTTGCTGAAAGCTTGAGACGGGATGGGAGATCTTTCCAAGAAAAGAACTATTATAGTGCTGGCTATGATAGTCCGTTCAAATTGCTCAACAGACACAATGAAGTTTGGCTCGTGAAGAGAAGCTAA